A section of the Halopiger aswanensis genome encodes:
- the btuC gene encoding vitamin B12 ABC transporter permease BtuC yields MSQPGRILSWTVALAAVLLVVVVASAMFGPVRIDALTVVRAILNRVGAGPYDISSAHQAIVVDVRLPRIALAAVVGFALAAAGTVMQGFFRNPLADPSIIGVSSGAAAGAVAAIAFPALVPFGSLHLAAFVGALATAFLVYAIATEGGRTPVATLLLAGVAVQAFLGAAISYMLVHSGDSLREAVVWLMGHLHNSTWGDVRFALPFALVGVLALCAFARDLNVLLLGEEDAHHLGVDVERTKLLLLALASVVTAAGVAVAGVIGFVGLVVPHIMRLIVGPDHRILLPTSALAGASFLVATDTLARAGPAEVPVGIVTAALGAPFFLFLLVRREVHSV; encoded by the coding sequence GTGTCGCAGCCGGGCCGCATTCTCTCGTGGACGGTCGCGCTCGCAGCGGTGCTGCTCGTCGTCGTCGTCGCCAGTGCGATGTTCGGCCCCGTCCGGATCGACGCGCTCACCGTGGTGCGGGCGATCCTCAACCGAGTCGGCGCCGGCCCGTACGATATCTCCTCAGCCCACCAGGCGATCGTCGTAGACGTTCGTCTGCCGCGGATCGCGCTGGCCGCGGTCGTCGGCTTCGCGCTCGCGGCCGCCGGGACGGTCATGCAGGGCTTCTTTCGGAATCCGCTGGCCGATCCGTCGATCATCGGCGTCTCCTCGGGCGCGGCGGCCGGCGCGGTCGCCGCGATCGCGTTCCCGGCGCTCGTGCCGTTCGGCAGCCTCCACCTCGCGGCGTTCGTCGGCGCGCTGGCGACGGCGTTTCTCGTCTACGCGATCGCGACCGAGGGGGGCCGGACGCCGGTCGCGACGTTGCTGCTCGCGGGCGTCGCGGTGCAGGCGTTCCTGGGCGCGGCGATTTCGTACATGCTCGTCCACAGCGGCGACAGCCTCCGCGAGGCCGTCGTCTGGCTGATGGGGCACCTCCACAACAGCACCTGGGGCGACGTGCGCTTCGCCCTCCCGTTCGCCCTCGTCGGCGTTCTCGCGCTCTGTGCGTTCGCCCGCGACCTGAACGTCCTCCTGCTCGGCGAGGAGGACGCCCACCACCTCGGGGTCGACGTCGAGCGGACCAAGCTCCTTCTGCTCGCGCTGGCCAGCGTCGTCACCGCCGCGGGCGTCGCCGTCGCGGGCGTCATCGGCTTCGTCGGCCTCGTCGTCCCCCACATCATGCGGCTGATCGTCGGCCCCGATCACCGCATCCTGCTGCCGACCAGCGCGCTCGCCGGCGCCTCCTTTCTCGTCGCGACGGACACGCTCGCTCGAGCGGGGCCGGCCGAGGTCCCGGTCGGGATCGTGACCGCTGCGCTCGGGGCGCCCTTCTTCCTGTTCCTGCTCGTGCGACGGGAGGTGCATTCGGTGTGA